The Arvicanthis niloticus isolate mArvNil1 chromosome 2, mArvNil1.pat.X, whole genome shotgun sequence genome includes a window with the following:
- the LOC117703732 gene encoding neuroendocrine secretory protein 55 translates to MDRRSRAQQWRRARHNYNDLCPPIGRRAATALLWLSCSIALLRALASSNARAQQRAAQRRSFLNAHHRSAAVVAVPQVLPESSESESDHEHEEVEPELARPECLEYDQDDYETETETDSETEPETELETEPETEPESDPETAPTTEPETEPEDERGPQGATFNQSLTQRLHALKLQSADASLRRAQPTTQEPESESEGEEPQRGPLDQDPRDPEESEERKEEENRQPRRCKTKRPARRRDQSPESPPRKGPIPIRRH, encoded by the coding sequence ATGGATCGCAGGTCCCGGGCTCAGCAGTGGCGCCGAGCTCGCCATAATTACAACGACCTGTGCCCGCCCATTGGCCGCCGGGCTGCCACCGCTCTCCTCTGGCTCTCCTGCTCCATTGCTCTCCTCCGTGCCCTAGCCTCTTCCAACGCCCGCGCCCAGCAGCGTGCCGCCCAGCGCCGGAGCTTCCTTAACGCCCACCACCGCTCCGCTGCCGTTGTAGCTGTCCCACAGGTACTCCCCGAGTCCTCTGAATCCGAGTCTGATCACGAGCACGAGGAGGTTGAGCCTGAGCTGGCCCGCCCCGAGTGCCTAGAGTACGATCAGGACGACTACGAGACCGAGACCGAGACCGATTCTGAGACCGAGCCTGAGACCGAACTCGAGACCGAGCCTGAGACCGAGCCTGAGTCCGACCCTGAGACCGCCCCTACAACTGAGCCTGAGACCGAGCCAGAGGACGAGCGCGGCCCCCAGGGCGCCACCTTCAACCAGTCACTCACTCAGCGTCTGCACGCCCTGAAGTTGCAGAGCGCCGACGCCTCCCTGAGACGTGCGCAGCCCACCACTCAGGAGCCTGAGAGCGAAAGCGAGGGGGAGGAGCCCCAGCGAGGGCCCTTAGACCAGGATCCTCGGGACCCCGAGGAGTCAGAGGAGCgcaaggaggaggagaacaggCAGCCCCGCCGCTGCAAGACCAAGCGGCCAGCTCGCCGTCGCGACCAGTCCCCGGAGTCCCCTCCCAGAAAGGGGCCCATCCCCATCCGGCGTCACTAA
- the LOC143433716 gene encoding guanine nucleotide-binding protein G(s) subunit alpha isoforms XLas-like produces MGMLNRLHGNNMSGQHDSPAEIGEQPEQEPLEAAGAAAPGAGAGPAEELEAEPSNDEPITDETGSEVSGPPEDPKSDIHSRSQAFEEVRVGGDYSPPPEEAMPFETQQPSLGDFWPTLEQPGPSGTPSGLQAFNPAILEPGTPTGATPGRGAYTPPPEETMPFEFNEPAQGDLRQPPLQVPDLAPGGPEALVPRALPAEPGNLRFENAGFREDYSPPPEESVPFQFDGEEFGGDSPPPGLPRVIPQIGIGGEFPTVAVPSTLCLAPAESAPPLWVQGAIDRPFREAVRSPPNFACDIPPMEITRPLLEIGSASSGVDYDTAVNMDSPPIASDGPPIEVSGAPDKSEHAERPPVEREAAEMEGSPTTAAAVEGKVPSPDRGDGFFTQPEAMDAKPAPAAQAVATATEPDAGGAPPDPEILTDLQTDPEEVGTAPGASSDLQTDPEEVGATPAVRDEPDGGAVPDDPASPAESESESLCETEPESEDSGDPAAEPVAEPVAEPVAEPVAEPAAEPAAEPAAEPAAEPASEAVPATMAESASGAAPVTQVEPAAAAVSATPAEPAARAAPITPKEPFTRAVPSARAHPAAGAVPGAPTMSAAARAAAARAAYAGPLVWGARSLSATPATRASLPARAAAAARAASAARAVAAGRSASAAPSRAHLRPPSPEIQVADPPTPRPAPRPDAWPDKYEQRGRSCCRYEASSGICEIESSSDESEEGATGCFQWLLRRNRRPGLPRSHTVGSNPVRNFFTRAFRSCFGLSECTRSRSLSPGKAKDPMEERRKQMRKEAIEMQEQKRADKKRSKLIDKQLEEEKMDYMCTHRLLLLGRKVVPSDTEGRYRPEASASASDRRLDRRGREVSPELLGWALRGSPGSIVRDRGGLGPSGCAPPPRLARLLRLRQLVVGVCWCPFSVFACA; encoded by the exons ATGGGCATGCTCAACCGCCTCCACGGCAATAATATGTCAGGACAACACGATAGCCCCGCTGAAATCGGGGAGCAGCCCGAGCAAGAACCTTTGGAAGCCGCAGGGGCAGCTGCCCCCGGTGCTGGGGCTGGCCCAGCCGAAGAATTGGAGGCCGAACCGTCTAACGATGAGCCCATCACCGACGAGACTGGCAGTGAGGTCAGCGGACCCCCAGAAGACCCCAAATCTGACATCCACAGTCGCAGCCAGGCCTTCGAGGAAGTCCGAGTGGGTGGAGACTACAGCCCACCTCCGGAGGAAGCCATGCCATTTGAGACGCAACAGCCCAGTCTTGGAGATTTCTGGCCCACCCTGGAGCAGCCTGGACCATCTGGGACCCCATCAGGCCTCCAAGCCTTCAACCCAGCGATTTTGGAGCCCGGGACCCCCACTGGTGCGACCCCAGGCCGGGGAGCCTATACCCCCCCACCAGAAGAAACTATGCCATTTGAGTTCAATGAGCCTGCCCAGGGAGACCTTCGCCAGCCACCCTTGCAAGTCCCAGACCTTGCTCCAGGAGGTCCGGAAGCATTGGTCCCCAGAGCTCTTCCCGCGGAGCCCGGGAACCTCAGATTTGAAAACGCTGGCTTCCGAGAAGACTACAGTCCTCCACCTGAAGAATCTGTGCCGTTTCAGTTCGATGGAGAAGAATTCGGGGGCGATAGCCCACCCCCAGGACTCCCGCGAGTCATCCCACAAATCGGCATTGGCGGCGAGTTCCCGACAGTCGCGGTCCCGAGTACGCTCTGCCTCGCTCCCGCCGAGAGCGCGCCTCCCCTCTGGGTCCAAGGCGCCATTGACAGACCATTCCGCGAGGCTGTCAGATCTCCTCCTAACTTCGCATGCGACATCCCCCCAATGGAGATCACCAGACCCCTGCTTGAGATTGGCAGCGCCTCCAGTGGGGTCGACTACGACACCGCTGTCAATATGGACAGCCCCCCAATCGCAAGTGATGGCCCGCCCATCGAAGTCTCGGGAGCCCCAGATAAGAGCGAGCACGCAGAGAGACCCCCAGTTGAGCGAGAAGCAGCCGAGATGGAAGGAAGCCCTACCACCGCTGCAGCGGTGGAAGGAAAAGTCCCCTCTCCGGACAGAGGAGACGGATTCTTCACCCAGCCTGAAGCAATGGATGCCAAGCCAGCCCCTGCTGCCCAAGCCGTCGCCACCGCCACCGAGCCTGATGCCGGCGGAGCTCCTCCGGACCCAGAGATACTCACAGATCTCCAGACCGATCCTGAAGAAGTCGGAACAGCCCCAGGAGCATCCTCAGATCTCCAAACAGATCCTGAAGAAGTCGGAGCAACCCCAGCTGTCCGTGACGAGCCTGACGGAGGAGCAGTCCCGGACGACCCAGCCAGCCCTGCCGAGTCCGAGTCGGAGTCCCTCTGCGAGACAGAGCCTGAGTCCGAAGACAGTGGAGATCCAGCCGCCGAGCCAGTCGCCGAGCCAGTCGCCGAGCCAGTCGCCGAGCCAGTCGCCGAGCCAGCCGCCGAGCCAGCTGCCGAGCCAGCCGCCGAGCCAGCCGCTGAGCCAGCCTCCGAGGCAGTCCCTGCCACCATGGCCGAGTCTGCCTCCGGGGCAGCCCCTGTCACCCAGGTGGAGCCCGCAGCCGCGGCAGTCTCTGCCACCCCGGCGGAGCCTGCCGCCCGGGCAGCCCCTATCACCCCTAAGGAGCCCTTTACCCGGGCAGTCCCATCCGCTAGAGCCCATCCAGCCGCCGGGGCAGTCCCTGGCGCCCCAACGATGTCAGCCGCGGCTAGGGCAGCTGCCGCTAGGGCAGCCTATGCAGGTCCTTTGGTCTGGGGAGCAAGATCACTCTCAGCAACTCCGGCCACCAGGGCATCCCTTCCTGCCCGAGCAGCAGCAGCCGCCCGGGCAGCCTCTGCTGCCCGCGCAGTCGCTGCCGGCCGGTCAGCCTCTGCCGCCCCAAGCAGGGCCCATCTTAGACCCCCCAGCCCCGAGATCCAGGTTGCTGATCCGCCTACTCCGCGGCCTGCTCCGCGCCCGGATGCCTGGCCCGACAAGTACGAGCAGCGGGGCCGAAGCTGCTGCAGGTACGAGGCATCATCCGGCATCTGCGAGATCGAGTCCTCCAGTGATGAGTCGGAAGAAGGGGCCACAGGCTGCTTCCAGTGGCTTCTGCGGCGAAACCGCCGCCCGGGCCTGCCCCGGAGCCACACAGTCGGGAGCAACCCAGTACGCAACTTCTTCACCCGAGCCTTCAGAAGCTGCTTCGGTCTCTCCGAGTGTACCCGATCACGATCCCTCAGCCCCGGGAAGGCCAAGGATCCTATGGAGGAGAGGCGCAAACAGATGCGCAAAGAAGCCATTGAGATGCAAGAGCAGAAGCGCGCAGATAAGAAACGCAGCAAGCTCATCGACAAGCaactggaggaggagaagatggactACATGTGTACACACCGCCTGCTGCTTCTAG GGAGAAAAGTGGTGCCGAGCGACACTGAGGGTCGTTACCGGCCGGAGGCCAGCGCCAGCGCCAGCGATCGTAGGCTGGACAGGCGGGGGCGTGAGGTGAGCCCAGAACTGCTGGGGTGGGCCCTTCGGGGCTCCCCCGGCTCGATTGTTCGTGACCGCGGTGGGCTAGGGCCATCGGGGTGCGCGCCCCCGCCTCGCCTGGCACGGCTGCTTCGACTCAGACAGCTTGTTGTTGGTGTGTGTTGGTGTCCATTTTCTGTGTTCGCCTGTGCATGA